Below is a genomic region from Alkalibaculum bacchi.
CCACTAAAAAACCTGCTGAGCCCTCTCGTGTCAAGCTAATGACAATAATTATATTAATGGATAATAAAATTAAAAGCAGTCAACTTTATTAAGTCAACTGCTTTTTTTAAAATATTATATTACTTTAACCCATTAAATAATTTGTAACTTTCAAATATGGATAGAATTTGATCAACTTTTAGGATTCTTAAATTATCAATATTTCCATATCTGATTGCTTGTTTTAGCTGATTTTTTGTAAATAAAACATTATAATCCTTTTTTACCCATTTTTCTATAAAGTCTTCATACTTTATATATTCTTTCATGGACATATTATAGGAAGTTCTTTTTAGTTTTATCAGCACTACCTCAACACTGGGTATGGGATGAAAATATCTTTTTGGAATATTGTATAAAATTGAAATTTCATAAAATGGAGCTAACATTAGGCCCATTTTACGGTTTAAGTCTTCTAATCTTTTTGCAAACCCTAATTCCACTATTAAGTAAATCTCATCTGCATATTTTTCTAAACTAAGTTTACGAATAATAGAAGTACTCAAATTAAATGGAATATTTCCAAAAACTTTATACTTAAATGTAGATGGTAATTCATAAGACATAAAGTCATGATTAACAATTTTTATATTATCTAGATCTGAAAATTTGTTGTTTAATATAGGAATTAATTCACTGTCTATTTCAATAGCAATTACCTCTTTAGCCCTTTCCACAAAGTATTGAGTAAAATGGCCTTTACCTGGACCAATTTCAAAATAAACATCATTAGAATTCACGTCTATCTTCTTACATATTTTGTTTATATCATTAATAGAAGTTACAAAATTTTGTCCAAATCTAACACTTTTTCTGTTCATTATAACCTTTACCTTTCTGGTTATAATGAACCTTTTTTAGTTCATTATAACCGGTTAATTAATCGTTTGGTTTAATGAACTGTTTCTTAATCTGATATGATAAATGCCACCATATATTTGCATATTATGTCCTCCTTAAATTATTAATGCATCTTTAATACATTAATTTTTAGAGAAACTATTTTTCTCTTTTTCATTATATCACTTCTAAGTATCCACTTCAACAACAGCTTTTTGATAGTTTATTGAATTTGGATACTAGCTATTATCTACAATTTACTTATAATATTTCATTTCCTCTAACTACAATCGACACAATATATTTTTCGATTAAATCTTTAGTTAGTTTTTCTTCTTGGATATTCTCTTGATGAATAACGATTTTTATTTTCTCATTCTTTAAAAAACCTATTTCAAAATCATCGATGATTTTCAGAAGACTTTCATCGGCTTTCTTGAGTTTACTTTTTATCGTTTTTTCATCGTCCATTTCATGAGAAATAATATAATTTGTTTTTATTGGTAGTTCGTATACTTTTGATCGTGCTGGATTTATCAACTTCTCAATGGCTAAATCTCCTGTTCCTAAAGATCCTCCACAAGTTAGAATAAAAATTAATTCATCTTCTTTTTCCAAGTAATCATTGATAAATATTCTTTGACAATTTGTGGCATAGACCAAAAATAAAGTGGAGTTTGGATAATCGTGCGCTCATCTTTATCTGTAATAG
It encodes:
- the erm gene encoding 23S ribosomal RNA methyltransferase Erm; translated protein: MNRKSVRFGQNFVTSINDINKICKKIDVNSNDVYFEIGPGKGHFTQYFVERAKEVIAIEIDSELIPILNNKFSDLDNIKIVNHDFMSYELPSTFKYKVFGNIPFNLSTSIIRKLSLEKYADEIYLIVELGFAKRLEDLNRKMGLMLAPFYEISILYNIPKRYFHPIPSVEVVLIKLKRTSYNMSMKEYIKYEDFIEKWVKKDYNVLFTKNQLKQAIRYGNIDNLRILKVDQILSIFESYKLFNGLK
- a CDS encoding NAD(P)H-dependent oxidoreductase, which translates into the protein MIYYFSGTGNTEHIAKKLATKIGQEFIPITHETITDKDERTIIQTPLYFWSMPQIVKEYLSMITWKKKMN